From the genome of Uranotaenia lowii strain MFRU-FL chromosome 1, ASM2978415v1, whole genome shotgun sequence, one region includes:
- the LOC129755861 gene encoding zinc finger protein 91-like has product MKMERILNCFLCQELNNEVFPILEAGATGSDPTMAEKDSAARTGSEQLLPDSRGAIVIKHFWFVMDEIVHECICTDCWRKIEEFHRFYLQIQDVHERRVEFPLVDVGNDGQDPKELIEEKIDVDELPIAVFDEATEVKIEPETDSSITNLVDSDHFRCEQCGKSCFDSEDLKRHKCHILKYQVKRKHPEKLERENEEEPSPEEQKNEQKDALIAEHCKMICNNCSEQFRSFAELQIHSESVHRSQVSIFCCNTRYTVRSTLHRHVMKVHNRLKFPCDLCDRVCISKKGLAHHKTKMHANGENKYDKEESLDSSDEDSSQLDAPVNVEESEEEEDLQELTSTKVFKMRSPAKVARDNALIAKYCIIQCEQCSAHFPTFAVLNNHCKDAHGSRAYVYCCEKKFGSRNRLLEHVQLHVNPNQFKCDICDRVCPEKELLKRHKIKMHTPDEEKPFECDRCHKKLAEKQEYKKHMDYHVALETKKYQCKQCEKFFGNVTLLNLHVKNSHPTSYEFVCDTCAKGFNRRGDFLKHLRVHDPQAAEERVQCPECDKWFRKGSLRFHKQLHQPVAINCDICGKESSNQLAHRNHMRYAHTAAKFECQYCEKIFKLSIRLKEHIASQHSGEMLYTCPHCPKTFKSNANMHSHRKKMHYQEWLATRQKRNETFTRSQADKPVA; this is encoded by the exons ATGAAAATGGAACGTATTCTGAACTGCTTTCTGTGTCAGGAACTAAATAACGAAGTCTTTCCAATATTGGAAGCAGGTGCTACTGGAAGTGATCCAACAATGGCGGAAAAGGATTCTGCCGCTCGAACCGGAAGTGAACAACTGCTCCCGGACTCGAGAGGAGCGATCGTCATCAAACACTTTTGGTTTGTA ATGGACGAAATTGTTCACGAATGCATCTGTACCGATTGCTGGAGGAAAATCGAAGAGTTCCATCGATTCTACTTGCAAATACAGGATGTACACGAGCGCCGAGTTGAATTTCCCCTGGTTGACGTCGGTAATGACGGACAAGACCCTAAAGAGTTGATCGAAGAAAAGATAGATGTTGACGAACTACCAATAGCTGTTTTTGACGAGGCTACGGAAGTCAAAATTGAACCGGAAACAGATTCATCAATTACAAATTTGGTCGATTCGGATCATTTTCGGTGCGAACAGTGTGGTAAAAGCTGTTTCGATAGCGAGGATTTGAAACGACACAAATGTCACATTTTGAAGTACCAGGTCAAACGAAAGCATCCTGAAAAACTGGAAAGGGAAAATGAGGAAGAACCCAGCCCAGAAGAACAAAAGAATGAACAGAAAGATGCTTTAATAGCTGAGCATTGTAAGATGATCTGCAATAATTGTTCGGAACAATTCCGTAGCTTTGCAGAGCTCCAAATCCATTCGGAATCTGTTCATCGTTCACAAGTCAGCATTTTCTGTTGCAATACAAGGTACACGGTCCGATCGACGCTTCATAGACACGTGATGAAAGTTCACAATAGACTTAAGTTTCCCTGCGATCTTTGTGATCGAGTTTGTATAAGTAAAAAGGGTTTGGCCCACCATAAGACAAAGATGCATGCTAATGGCGAAAACAAATATGATAAGGAAGAAAGTTTGGATAGCTCTGACGAAGATTCGTCACAGCTGGACGCTCCTGTGAATGTTGAGGAAAGCGAGGAAGAAGAAGACCTACAGGAACTGACCTCCACGAAAGTGTTCAAAATGAGATCACCTGCCAAAGTTGCACGGGACAATGCACTCATAGCAAAGTATTGTATTATACAGTGTGAACAGTGCTCTGCACATTTTCCCACATTTGCAGTGCTGAATAATCACTGCAAGGACGCCCATGGGAGTCGAGCGTACGTTTACTGTTGTGAGAAAAAGTTCGGGTCCCGAAATCGGCTGCTGGAACACGTCCAGTTGCACGTTAATCCAAACCAGTTTAAATGTGACATCTGTGATAGAGTCTGCCCGGAGAAGGAACTATTGAAACGACACAAAATCAAGATGCACACACCCGATGAAGAGAAACCGTTCGAGTGCGATCGTTGCCACAAGAAGCTGGCAGAAAAGCAGGAATACAAAAAGCATATGGACTACCACGTGGCATTGGAGACCAAAAAGTACCAGTGCAAGCAATGTGAAAAGTT TTTCGGCAATGTAACGCTCTTAAATTTGCACGTGAAAAACTCCCATCCCACCTCGTACGAGTTCGTGTGCGATACCTGTGCCAAGGGCTTCAACCGGCGCGGCGATTTCCTGAAGCATTTAAGGGTTCACGACCCGCAGGCAGCCGAGGAACGGGTACAGTGTCCGGAGTGCGACAAATGGTTTCGCAAGGGTAGCCTCCGGTTTCACAAACAGTTGCATCAACCCGTAGCGATAAACTGTGATATTTGCGGTAAGGAGTCCAGCAATCAACTCGCCCACCGTAATCATATGCGGTACGCTCATACGGCGGCCAAATTTGAGTGCCAGTACTGCGAGAAGATATTTAAGCTTTCGATCCGGTTGAAGGAGCACATCGCGTCGCAGCACAGCGGCGAGATGTTGTACACCTGTCCGCATTGCCCGAAAACCTTTAAGTCCAATGCCAACATGCATTCGCACCGGAAGAAGATGCACTACCAGGAGTGGCTCGCGACACGACAGAAGCGGAACGAAACGTTTACGAGGTCCCAGGCGGATAAGCCGGTGGCTTAA
- the LOC129738777 gene encoding transcription factor grauzone-like: MEKETGPEHPAFCYICQESSENLVPIVSKTFDDGVEPALGVSASAQALVLVKHFWFELDELTKEFICAACWQKVEDFHRFYLKVEKVHEHKFTFTLVDVKQEEQNHELALEHEPKTAESSVSLAEERRSIDVVLCCETGTKDERSLTKERETQSSLELEQHCCEYCDSTCTSSLLLKSHMYINHSALVSTNNVEDENCQNFKEDDLKVHEENHQFSCDKCNALFNKAWKLNKHLRKEHPRIETKRREDTTHKSIGVPTLEVEPNLEEKSVQKLKSNKKSKVEKLDRENALIAQYCRMQCDKCLALFVTFNDLKTHSANVHDCKGFAFCCDKKFYLRNRLLEHAQVHANPNHFQCDQCQKVCPDGELLKRHKLKIHTPDDEKNFCCDKCSKKFAHKHDLKRHLEYHVAMETKQFQCQHCDNYYGNSSLLNVHIKTSHATSFEFVCDTCAKGFNQRSQFLRHLKEHDPKETGKRYQCPECSKWFRKGSIRLHRLRHKSTNEPVRCDICGKESANKTVHKQHMANTHSEAKFQCQLCDKSFKRALNLKEHVASLHSGEMLYTCPHCPMTFKSNANMHSHRKKLHYQEWLETRQKRLEAFTRQD, translated from the exons atggaaaAAGAAACGGGTCCGGAACACCCGGCTTTTTGCTACATCTGCCAGGAAAGTAGCGAGAATTTGGTGCCGATCGTCAGCAAAACATTCGATGATGGTGTCGAGCCAGCGCTAGGagtatcagcatcagcacaagcGCTTGTGCTGgttaaacatttttggtttGAG CTGGATGAGCTGACCAAGGAATTCATCTGTGCGGCATGTTGGCAGAAAGTGGAGGATTTCCATCGTTTCTATCTTAAAGTGGAGAAAGTACACGAGCATAAGTTCACCTTTACACTGGTTGATGTTAAGCAAGAGGAACAAAATCATGAACTGGCTCTTGAACACGAACCTAAAACAGCAGAATCATCTGTCAGCTTAGCCGAAGAACGTAGAAGCATTGATGTCGTTCTCTGCTGTGAAACCGGTACGAAAGATGAACGTTCTTTGACAAAAGAAAGAGAAACTCAAAGCTCTTTGGAGTTAGAACAACACTGCTGTGAATATTGTGATAGTAC TTGTACAAGCTCTTTGCTGCTCAAATCTCACATGTACATCAATCACTCGGCTTTGGTAAGTACCAATAATGTCGaggatgaaaattgtcaaaattttaaagaggaCGACTTGAAAGTTCACGAAGAGAATCATCAATTTTCATGTGATAAATGTAATGCTCT CTTTAATAAGGCTTGGAAATTAAACAAACACTTGAGAAAAGAACACCCTAGAATCGAAACTAAAAGGCGTGAAGATACTACACATAAATCCATTGGCGTGCCAACCTTAGAAGTCGAGCCCAATCTGGAAGAGAAATCTGTACAAAAGCTTAAGTCGAATAAAAAGTCTAAGGTCGAAAAGTTGGATCGCGAAAACGCACTAATCGCCCAATATTGTCGGATGCAATGCGACAAATGTTTGGCGCTGTTTGTCACGTTCAACGACCTAAAAACACACTCGGCAAACGTGCACGATTGCAAAGGTTTCGCCTTTTGCTGTGATAAAAAATTCTACCTTCGCAATCGACTGCTTGAGCACGCCCAGGTTCACGCCAATCCGAACCACTTTCAGTGCGATCAGTGCCAAAAAGTTTGCCCAGATGGAGAGCTCCTAAAGCGACACAAACTTAAAATTCACACCCCGGACGACGAGAAAAACTTTTGCTGTGACAAGTGCTCGAAAAAGTTTGCCCACAAACATGACCTGAAGCGTCATCTGGAATACCACGTGGCCATGGAGACGAAGCAGTTCCAGTGCCAGCACTGTGATAATTA cTATGGAAACTCATCGTTGCTCAACGTTCACATCAAAACGAGCCACGCGACCTCGTTCGAGTTCGTTTGTGACACGTGCGCGAAAGGGTTCAACCAGCGGAGTCAGTTCTTGAGGCACCTTAAAGAGCACGATCCCAAGGAAACGGGCAAGCGTTACCAGTGTCCAGAGTGTTCGAAATGGTTCCGGAAGGGCAGCATCCGATTACATCGGTTGCGACACAAATCGACCAATGAACCGGTGCGCTGTGACATTTGTGGCAAGGAGTCTGCCAACAAAACCGTTCACAAGCAGCACATGGCCAACACCCATTCGGAGGCCAAATTCCAATGTCAGCTGTGTGATAAATCGTTTAAGCGGGCTTTGAATCTGAAGGAACACGTTGCCAGTCTGCACAGCGGGGAAATGCTCTATACCTGCCCGCATTGTCCGATGACGTTCAAATCGAATGCCAATATGCACTCGCACaggaaaaaattgcattatCAAGAATGGCTGGAAACAAGACAGAAGCGACTGGAAGCGTTTACTAGACAAGAttga
- the LOC129738778 gene encoding ubiquitin carboxyl-terminal hydrolase MINDY-3 homolog, which produces MGEHAVQQQGQATSSEQQPEGAAGTSGQQQPESAESQRDLREICQLLWGSTIKQEVFRRWSQGFGFSESEPSALVQRDGGPCCVIAPVQAYLLKILLMETPGHSFSDLTTDKCKTLLIQAICQILMKCKTSKYRIVNLRSRPTVAAANIPIQEADGDAEMVDALENVPPNETDIEQGIEAATAQNQATSVSSGDGESSSGGFSSEPCTPEAFHERLAVTELEQIDDVEKYYAGNFHLLADECGVLLLLYTVLLTKGLESVLSEVSDTSEPLIHGTYGYGSQALINLMLTGRAVPYVWDNEQDVGGLKLKGITQQSDIGFITLMEQMQYCTVGFFYKNPKSPVWVMGSETHLTVLFSNEKRLVSPETPSEVARRVFRQFDTEGSNFIPSPLLQDVLCALDLVSEPEYVDLMRKKLDPESLGIILLNEFMYEFFPTEKKSMPDSFDLLHYNGIPNSNWENRVRYNKGHAILLESDVRMCNPSDPMLTCLQTKWPNIEVNWIDLRTPSLN; this is translated from the exons ATGGGAGAACACGCCGTACAGCAGCAGGGCCAAGCAACTTCGAGCGAACAGCAACCGGAGGGTGCAGCTGGAACTTCCGGGCAGCAGCAGCCGGAATCCGCTGAAAGTCAACGGGACCTGCGCGAAATTTGCCAGCTGCTATGGGGTTCCACCATCAAACAGGAGGTTTTCCGCCGCTGGTCCCAAGGCTTCGGCTTTAGCGAGTCGGAACCGTCCGCTCTGGTACAGCGAGATGGAGGACCGTGTTGCGTCATTGCCCCGGTCCAGGCCTATCTGCTGAAGATACTGCTGATGGAAACACCCGGTCACAGTTTCAGCGAC TTGACGACCGATAAGTGCAAAACGTTGCTCATACAGGCCATCTGTCAGATTCTGATGAAGTGCAAAACGAGCAAGTATCGGATTGTGAATCTTCGCTCCCGGCCCACGGTAGCTGCCGCGAACATTCCTATCCAGGAAGCAGACGGCGATGCCGAGATGGTGGATGCACTGGAGAATGTCCCACCGAATGAGACGGACATCGAGCAGGGTATCGAGGCAGCGACCGCTCAGAACCAAGCAACGAGTGTCAGCAGTGGTGATGGGGAATCATCTTCCGGTGGCTTTTCCAGTGAGCCCTGCACACCGGAGGCATTTCACGAGAGGCTAGCCGTCACGGAACTGGAGCAGATCGACGATGTGGAAAAGTATTACGCCGGCAACTTTCATTTGCTGGCGGACGAGTGTGGTGTGTTGTTGCTGCTGTACACCGTTCTGCTGACCAAG GGTCTGGAGAGCGTTCTCAGCGAAGTATCGGACACCTCCGAGCCTCTCATACATGGAACCTACGGTTACGGTAGCCAGGCGTTGATCAATCTCATGTTGACGGGACGTGCCGTCCCCTACGTTTGGGACAACGAGCAAGACGTCGGAGGCTTGA AGCTGAAAGGCATAACCCAGCAGTCGGATATCGGCTTCATCACCCTGATGGAACAGATGCAATATTGTACCGTCGGGTTTTTCTACAAGAATCCCAAAAGCCCTGTCTGGGTTATGGGATCGGAAACGCATCTAACGGTGTTGTTCAGCAACGAGAAACGGCTCGTTTCACCGGAAACACCGAGCGAAGTGGCCCGGCGAGTGTTCCGCCAATTCGATACCGAAGGGAGCAACTTCATCCCAAGTCCGCTGCTACAGGATGTGTTGTGCGCATTGGACCTGGTCAGCGAACCGGAGTA TGTCGATCTGATGCGCAAAAAGTTGGACCCCGAAAGCCTCGGTATCATACTGCTAAACGAGTTCATGTACGAGTTCTTCCCAACAGAAAAGAAATCGATGCCCGATTCGTTCGATCTGCTGCACTACAATGGCATCCCGAATTCCAACTGGGAAAACCGAGTGCGGTACAACAAAGGCCATGCCATTCTGCTGGAAAGCGACGTGCGGATGTGCAACCCTTCGGATCCGATGCTGACCTGCCTTCAGACCAAGTGGCCCAACATCGAAGTCAACTGGATCGATCTGCGGACACCATCACTGAATTGA
- the LOC129738853 gene encoding zinc finger protein 771-like, translated as MSREYAADASNISQPVSEALRVMKPRKSNQLVCRLCGQSYAKQDVEDILGRNTGWKKKIMDAVGIKIYRLEQTNRICTVCQTMIETIISFQLLCRDTQVSLHDRTKISPCQRWKDAKELIGNVRDLIEFLRITSVGKEHAETEADCNPLSISEPLSSSEIGRKSDEEQQTNLGQRETEQTVEVPNDQGDEPSEQDNDHDEELPQRKTSQTKRDRKAKMGKQERIMCDTCGELVSQLSLEGHLNRHRGVKPFVCEIEGCGRQLYSKYSLHQHRHLHKSIMRYYDCDKCGKRIKGTNCWLRHRKLHTEEPKFPCDVCGKKFRRKFNLKLHASVHTGVAMFPCEICGKRFTVKHNLGAHYRTHMKNGTYPAEMDEMRGSEGNLESTVEGPV; from the exons atGTCAAGGGAATATGCAGCAGATGCTTCCAATATTTCCCAGCCGGTTAGCGAAGCATTACGAGTCATGAAGCCCAGGAAATCCAATCAGCTGGTCTGTCGACTTTGTGGTCAGTCTTATGCCAAGCAAGATGTAGAGGATATTCTTGGGCGGAACACCGGATGGAAGAAGAAAATAATGGATGCAGTGGGGATTAAG ATCTATCGTCTGGAGCAAACCAATCGCATCTGTACCGTGTGCCAAACGATGATCGAGACTATAATTAGCTTTCAGCTGCTGTGCCGGGACACCCAAGTTTCGCTACATGATAGAACTAAAATTTCCCCTTGCCAGCGATGGAAAGATGCTAAAGAGCTGATTGGGAATGTGCGTGATCTGATCGAATTCTTGCGGATCACTTCTGTTGGTAAAGAACATGCAGAAACCGAAGCAGATTGCAATCCGTTGTCCATTTCAGAACCACTGAGTAGTAGTGAAATCGGAAGAAAAAGTGATGAAGAGCAACAAACGAATTTAGGACAGCGTGAAACCGAGCAAACCGTTGAAGTGCCAAACGATCAAGGCGATGAACCATCGGAACAGGATAACGACCATGATGAAGAGCTACCCCAAAGAAAGACGTCCCAAACGAAACGAGATCGCAAAGCCAAAATGGGAAAACAGGAACGGATCATGTGCGACACGTGTGGTGAGCTGGTTTCACAGCTCAGCCTCGAGGGCCACCTCAATCGGCACCGAGGCGTCAAACCGTTCGTCTGCGAGATCGAAGGCTGCGGACGGCAGCTGTACTCGAAGTACAGTCTGCATCAGCATCGGCATCTGCACAAGTCCATCATGCGGTATTACGATTGCGACAAGTGCGGTAAACGCATCAAGGGCACCAACTGTTGGTTACGACATCGCAAGCTGCACACCGAGGAACCCAAATTTCCATGCGACGTATGCGGCAAGAAGTTCCGACGAAA ATTCAATCTCAAATTGCACGCATCCGTACACACGGGAGTGGCGATGTTTCCGTGCGAGATCTGTGGAAAGAGATTCACGGTAAAGCACAATCTTGGGGCCCATTATCGGACCCACATGAAAAATGGAACCTATCCTGCCGAGATGGACGAAATGCGGGGATCAGAGGGCAATCTGGAATCAACCGTCGAAGGGCCGGTGTAA